A region from the Paenibacillus humicola genome encodes:
- the xylB gene encoding xylulokinase, which yields MNHYLVGIDIGTSGCKAALFTPGGEVLYQGTKAYPTLYPSPGYAEQNPEEWWRAACQLLRDMLRQTGADPRKIRGVGVSGQSGAAILLGEHGRPLRNAIIWLDRRTARQCEELVTAIGRERLFSVSGNPVSPSYITGKIRWIRENEPDIYKRTRKLLQSNGYIVYKLTGEFSQDVSQGNGLHAFDIGKAGWDYPLAEQLGIPGDWLPRVFGCSDIAGAVTTMAAAETGLVPGTPVVAGGLDAACATLGAGAIGAGQVQEQGGQAGGMSIVMDRPVKHEQLILSCHAVKDKWILQGGTVGGGSLNWMRRELAGADDGDFFRLANEEASRIRPGSGGLVFLPYMAGERSPIWDPAAKGVFLGLTYETTRAHMIRAVMEGCALALKHNLRTAEQSGVPVHELYSVGGAANSGLWTQIKADITGKTFRIPSSDSASALGAAMLAGVGTGIYADFREAVHRTVRLQREFHPESAHAGVYEQVYGVYLETYARLKELFPRTGW from the coding sequence ATGAATCATTATTTGGTCGGGATCGATATCGGCACCTCGGGCTGCAAGGCCGCGCTTTTTACGCCGGGCGGCGAGGTTCTGTACCAGGGGACGAAAGCGTATCCAACGCTTTATCCGAGCCCGGGTTACGCGGAGCAGAATCCGGAGGAGTGGTGGCGGGCCGCGTGTCAGCTCCTGCGCGACATGCTCCGGCAAACGGGCGCCGATCCGCGCAAAATCAGGGGGGTCGGGGTGAGCGGCCAAAGCGGCGCGGCCATCCTGCTCGGCGAACACGGCCGGCCGCTGCGGAACGCAATCATTTGGCTTGACCGGAGAACGGCGAGGCAGTGCGAGGAGCTGGTAACAGCGATCGGCAGGGAGCGGCTGTTCTCCGTGAGCGGCAATCCGGTATCGCCGTCCTACATAACGGGCAAAATCCGCTGGATCCGCGAAAACGAGCCGGACATTTATAAGCGGACGCGGAAGCTGCTGCAGAGCAACGGCTATATTGTCTATAAGCTGACCGGCGAATTCTCGCAGGACGTTTCGCAGGGGAACGGCCTGCATGCGTTCGATATCGGGAAAGCCGGCTGGGATTATCCGCTCGCGGAGCAGCTCGGCATTCCGGGCGATTGGCTTCCCCGCGTCTTCGGCTGCAGCGACATCGCAGGCGCGGTCACGACGATGGCCGCCGCGGAAACCGGGCTTGTTCCCGGGACGCCGGTCGTGGCCGGCGGACTCGATGCCGCCTGCGCGACGCTCGGCGCCGGGGCGATCGGCGCCGGACAGGTGCAGGAGCAGGGCGGACAGGCCGGGGGCATGAGCATCGTCATGGACCGGCCCGTCAAGCACGAGCAGCTTATTCTGAGCTGTCATGCCGTCAAGGACAAATGGATTTTACAGGGCGGCACCGTAGGCGGGGGCAGTCTGAATTGGATGCGGAGAGAGCTGGCCGGCGCGGACGACGGCGATTTTTTCCGGCTGGCGAACGAGGAGGCGTCACGCATCCGGCCCGGCAGCGGCGGGCTCGTTTTTCTGCCGTATATGGCCGGCGAGCGCTCGCCGATTTGGGATCCGGCCGCCAAAGGCGTTTTTCTCGGGCTGACGTACGAAACGACCAGAGCGCATATGATCCGGGCCGTCATGGAGGGGTGCGCGCTCGCGCTGAAGCACAATCTCCGTACGGCGGAGCAAAGCGGCGTGCCGGTTCATGAGCTGTACAGCGTCGGCGGCGCGGCCAACAGCGGGCTGTGGACCCAGATTAAAGCGGATATAACGGGCAAAACGTTCCGCATTCCGTCCTCCGATTCCGCCTCGGCGCTCGGCGCCGCCATGCTGGCGGGCGTCGGCACCGGCATTTACGCCGATTTCCGCGAAGCGGTGCACAGAACGGTCCGCCTGCAGCGGGAGTTCCATCCCGAATCGGCGCATGCCGGCGTGTACGAGCAGGTGTACGGCGTTTATCTGGAAACGTATGCACGATTAAAAGAACTTTTTCCACGAACAGGCTGGTGA
- a CDS encoding glycoside hydrolase family 32 protein: MTDLLRPRYHLMPEKNWMNDPNGAIYYNGEYHLFYQHNPHAAEWGDIHWGHAKSKDLVRWDHLPHALSPSAESGELHCYSGCAVLDGHVPKIFYTSVGSGARNAADGAEQWMAFSTDGMTTWEKAKTNPVLTAASHSPLDIREWRDPFVWKEDGLWYMVVGGSHEGKGCVLVHRSPDLAGWTYWTMLFRGDDPIFECPNFFRLGSKWVLIASPGDRVKHWAGEWNEDGTFTPEQEGIVDFGGWDGYYAPLTFLCPAGRRLMWGWLPEASRGSFAGITDWAGVMSLPRELILAEDGTLRFAPAEETKSLRALQLTPAGWTLESGLWRTGIRGRALEIAVSFRPSEACGRFGLKLLHSPSFEEESVLVFDCQNNRFSLDRAKSSLAEEPRRSAIEGDFVYAPGEDLQVRLFVDHSLVEVFVNESHCLTGRIYPLRADSDGVSVFAEQPGRVEISDFQAWELSME, from the coding sequence GTGACGGACCTGCTGCGTCCCCGGTACCATTTGATGCCCGAAAAAAATTGGATGAACGATCCGAACGGCGCGATTTATTATAACGGCGAATATCATTTGTTTTACCAGCATAACCCGCATGCGGCCGAGTGGGGCGATATTCATTGGGGACATGCCAAAAGCAAGGATCTCGTCCGCTGGGACCATTTGCCGCACGCGCTTTCCCCTTCCGCGGAATCGGGAGAGCTGCATTGTTATTCGGGCTGCGCCGTGCTGGATGGACATGTCCCGAAAATTTTTTACACGAGCGTCGGTTCCGGCGCGAGGAATGCCGCAGACGGAGCGGAGCAGTGGATGGCCTTCAGCACGGACGGCATGACGACGTGGGAGAAAGCGAAGACGAATCCGGTGCTGACCGCCGCCTCGCACAGCCCCCTCGACATCCGCGAATGGCGCGACCCGTTCGTATGGAAGGAGGACGGGCTCTGGTACATGGTTGTCGGCGGCAGCCATGAAGGCAAAGGCTGCGTGCTCGTTCACAGATCCCCGGATTTGGCCGGCTGGACGTATTGGACCATGCTGTTTCGGGGCGACGACCCGATTTTCGAATGCCCTAATTTTTTCAGGCTCGGGTCGAAATGGGTGCTTATCGCTTCTCCGGGCGACCGGGTCAAGCACTGGGCCGGGGAATGGAACGAGGACGGAACCTTTACGCCCGAACAAGAAGGAATCGTGGATTTCGGCGGCTGGGACGGCTATTACGCACCGCTCACCTTCTTATGTCCGGCGGGCCGAAGACTGATGTGGGGATGGCTCCCCGAAGCTTCCCGGGGCTCGTTCGCCGGAATAACGGATTGGGCGGGCGTGATGTCCCTGCCCCGGGAGCTGATACTGGCGGAGGACGGAACGCTGCGGTTCGCGCCGGCTGAGGAAACGAAATCGCTGCGCGCCTTACAGCTGACTCCTGCCGGGTGGACGCTCGAGTCGGGCTTATGGCGGACCGGCATTCGCGGCAGGGCGCTCGAAATCGCCGTTTCGTTCCGCCCTTCCGAAGCGTGCGGCCGTTTCGGCCTGAAGCTGCTCCATTCGCCCTCTTTCGAAGAAGAATCGGTTCTCGTCTTCGACTGCCAGAACAACCGGTTTTCGCTGGACCGCGCCAAATCGAGCCTTGCCGAAGAGCCCCGCCGAAGTGCGATTGAAGGCGACTTCGTTTATGCTCCAGGTGAAGACTTGCAGGTCCGCCTGTTCGTCGATCATTCCCTGGTCGAAGTTTTCGTAAACGAGTCGCATTGCTTAACCGGGCGCATCTATCCGCTTCGTGCGGACAGCGACGGGGTATCGGTTTTTGCCGAACAGCCCGGCCGGGTCGAGATCAGTGACTTCCAAGCATGGGAATTGAGTATGGAATAG
- a CDS encoding RCC1 domain-containing protein: protein MFATKRLRNATLAAGRRHTVGLQTDGTVTAVGDHKFGSCNVSDWCHIVAVAAGNVHMARNTGNAHTVGLKSDGTVTAVGWNRHGQCDVSDWRDIVAVAAGWCRTIGVKSDGTVVAAGRNNEGECDVGGWHDIAAVAAGDWHTVGLKWDGTVTAAGNNKYRQCNVSGWHGMVAVSAGYLHTVGLKMDGTVAASGGNKHGQCNVSDWRDIAAVAAGSYHTVGLKSDGTVIAVGLNRHGQCNVKDWRDIRAVAAGCAHTLGLKSDGTVVAAGNNEDGQCAVSGWSCIQQ from the coding sequence GTGTTTGCGACGAAACGATTGCGTAACGCTACGCTAGCGGCGGGGCGTCGTCATACCGTCGGTCTTCAAACGGACGGTACGGTAACGGCAGTGGGTGATCATAAATTCGGTTCATGTAACGTAAGCGATTGGTGCCATATCGTCGCGGTTGCTGCCGGTAATGTTCATATGGCGAGGAACACGGGTAATGCCCATACTGTCGGTCTTAAATCGGACGGAACGGTGACGGCTGTGGGCTGGAATCGGCATGGCCAATGCGATGTAAGCGACTGGCGCGATATTGTTGCCGTTGCGGCAGGCTGGTGCCGTACGATTGGGGTTAAATCGGATGGCACGGTGGTGGCTGCGGGTCGAAATAATGAGGGTGAATGCGACGTAGGCGGCTGGCATGATATTGCAGCGGTAGCGGCGGGTGACTGGCACACAGTCGGTCTGAAATGGGACGGCACAGTAACGGCGGCGGGCAACAATAAGTATCGCCAATGCAATGTAAGCGGCTGGCACGGCATGGTCGCTGTTTCGGCGGGGTACCTGCATACTGTCGGGCTTAAAATGGATGGCACGGTTGCGGCATCCGGCGGGAATAAGCATGGCCAATGCAATGTAAGCGACTGGCGCGATATTGCTGCCGTTGCAGCGGGAAGCTATCATACCGTGGGTCTTAAATCCGACGGAACGGTGATTGCTGTGGGTTTGAATAGGCATGGCCAATGCAATGTAAAGGATTGGCGCGACATTCGAGCGGTTGCGGCGGGGTGTGCCCATACGCTCGGACTTAAATCCGACGGTACGGTAGTGGCTGCGGGTAATAATGAGGATGGACAATGTGCGGTAAGCGGATGGAGCTGCATCCAACAATAA
- a CDS encoding zinc-dependent alcohol dehydrogenase family protein has protein sequence METSLTLTLRRPGEIEITAKERPAIGDREVLVKVAACGICGTDRHIYHGSYPASYPVTIGHEFAGVIVETGKDVRSASIGDLVSVNPNIWCGRCAACLEGMPHLCAGMTALGVDLNGGMAAYCAVPEHLLYRMSPGTDPLKACLAEPISCVLHGVDRLQMKAGSRAAVFGGGFIGQLMLQALRMQGAAEVVLVEPQPLKRRAAESLGFAAIDPLSEKDKLERLTDFDVTADCAGAGDVLMQCVRLTKRGGDVLLFAAYPQGKAVPVEPFDIFRKELRLIGTFTYPDTQLRAVRMIEAGMFELDPIISEVALHDVADVLEGKRDDRIIKGVVRLP, from the coding sequence ATGGAAACGAGTCTAACCTTGACTCTCCGCCGGCCCGGAGAAATCGAAATCACAGCGAAAGAGCGGCCCGCGATCGGGGATCGCGAAGTGCTGGTAAAGGTCGCGGCGTGCGGCATTTGCGGAACGGACAGGCATATTTACCATGGCAGTTACCCGGCATCGTACCCGGTGACGATCGGCCATGAGTTCGCGGGTGTAATCGTGGAGACGGGAAAAGACGTTCGCAGCGCAAGCATCGGCGACCTGGTCTCGGTCAACCCGAACATCTGGTGCGGGCGGTGCGCCGCCTGTCTGGAGGGAATGCCCCACCTGTGCGCCGGCATGACCGCGCTCGGCGTCGATCTGAACGGCGGCATGGCCGCATACTGCGCAGTGCCGGAGCATCTCCTGTACCGCATGTCCCCGGGGACCGATCCGCTCAAGGCGTGCCTGGCCGAACCGATCTCGTGCGTGCTCCACGGGGTCGACCGGCTGCAGATGAAAGCGGGCAGCCGGGCGGCCGTGTTCGGCGGCGGCTTTATCGGCCAGCTGATGCTGCAGGCTTTGCGCATGCAGGGAGCCGCCGAGGTCGTGCTCGTCGAGCCACAGCCGCTCAAACGCCGCGCAGCGGAAAGCCTGGGCTTCGCCGCCATCGATCCCTTAAGCGAGAAGGACAAGCTGGAGCGGCTGACCGATTTTGACGTAACGGCCGATTGCGCCGGCGCCGGCGACGTGCTCATGCAGTGCGTCAGGCTGACGAAGCGGGGCGGCGACGTGCTGCTGTTTGCCGCGTATCCGCAGGGAAAAGCCGTCCCGGTGGAGCCGTTCGATATTTTCCGCAAAGAGCTGCGCCTCATCGGCACGTTTACGTACCCGGATACGCAGCTTCGGGCGGTTCGCATGATCGAAGCCGGCATGTTCGAGCTGGATCCGATCATCTCGGAGGTGGCGCTTCATGACGTCGCGGACGTGCTCGAAGGCAAGCGGGACGATCGCATCATTAAAGGCGTCGTGAGATTGCCGTAA
- a CDS encoding TetR/AcrR family transcriptional regulator, whose amino-acid sequence MEETNRLRIVRAAQELFYIRGYKSVTISGLADKLGMSKKTIYQYFSGKEEIAAAVIEDTLSRIDAAIRLSEYESEQPLQALRHALEQVKKQIAGLSPLFLEDVQKLLPGLWQRIEQFRAGKIGFIERLLQRAQEAGLAKDISPRLAMVIFLEATQALVKPDALARHGFPMTDVLDALVDIFCTGVMQPEGAETNAGFAGR is encoded by the coding sequence ATGGAAGAAACGAATCGCTTGCGAATCGTACGTGCGGCGCAGGAGCTGTTTTATATCCGGGGGTACAAGAGCGTCACGATCAGCGGCCTGGCCGACAAGCTGGGCATGAGCAAAAAGACGATTTACCAGTATTTTTCGGGAAAAGAAGAAATCGCGGCCGCCGTTATCGAGGACACCTTGTCCCGAATCGATGCGGCCATTCGGCTGTCGGAGTACGAATCCGAGCAGCCGCTGCAGGCTTTGCGGCACGCGCTCGAGCAGGTCAAAAAGCAGATTGCCGGCCTTAGTCCATTGTTTCTCGAGGATGTGCAGAAGCTGCTGCCCGGGCTGTGGCAGCGGATCGAGCAGTTCCGCGCCGGGAAAATCGGGTTTATCGAGCGGCTGCTGCAGCGCGCGCAGGAAGCGGGGCTGGCGAAGGACATCTCGCCTCGGCTGGCGATGGTTATTTTTCTCGAGGCAACGCAGGCGCTGGTCAAACCGGATGCGCTTGCACGCCACGGCTTTCCGATGACGGACGTGCTGGATGCGCTCGTCGATATTTTCTGCACGGGCGTTATGCAGCCGGAAGGTGCCGAAACGAATGCCGGCTTCGCCGGCCGATAG
- a CDS encoding class II fructose-bisphosphate aldolase yields MTLVSSTPLLAETRKKGYAVVAFNVHTIEMLQAVAEAAEESRSPLIVQTTVGTVKHLGIDYIVGAAKAAAKQASVPVALHLDHCQDFELILKCIRAGYTSVMIDQSMHPFERNVEMTRKVVEIARPLNVNVEAELGKVGGVEDDIRVEDDAASLADPEECRRFVELTGVPTLAPAIGTAHGIYKGEPNIDFKRIEDIAAQVDVPLVLHGGSGIPEAQVKRCVALGMAKMNVATELKNAFTRALQKCFAERPDDLDPRSYMVPAKEVVKRLALEKMRLCGCTNKA; encoded by the coding sequence TTGACATTGGTTTCATCGACGCCTTTATTGGCGGAAACGAGAAAAAAGGGATACGCGGTCGTCGCCTTCAACGTGCACACGATCGAGATGCTGCAGGCGGTCGCCGAGGCGGCGGAGGAAAGCCGCTCGCCGCTTATCGTGCAGACGACGGTCGGCACGGTGAAGCATTTGGGTATCGACTATATCGTCGGAGCGGCGAAGGCAGCGGCAAAGCAGGCGAGCGTGCCGGTTGCGCTGCATCTCGATCACTGCCAGGACTTCGAACTCATTCTAAAATGCATTCGCGCCGGCTACACGTCGGTTATGATCGATCAGTCCATGCACCCGTTCGAGCGGAACGTCGAGATGACCCGCAAGGTCGTTGAAATCGCCCGGCCGCTGAATGTGAACGTCGAGGCGGAGCTCGGCAAGGTCGGCGGCGTCGAGGACGACATCCGCGTCGAGGACGATGCGGCGTCGCTCGCCGACCCGGAGGAATGCCGGCGGTTCGTCGAATTGACGGGCGTGCCGACGCTGGCGCCGGCGATCGGCACCGCGCACGGCATTTATAAAGGGGAGCCGAACATCGATTTCAAACGGATCGAAGACATCGCCGCGCAGGTTGACGTGCCGCTCGTGCTGCACGGCGGCTCGGGCATACCCGAAGCGCAGGTGAAGCGCTGCGTCGCCCTCGGCATGGCGAAAATGAACGTGGCGACCGAGCTGAAAAACGCGTTTACCCGCGCGCTGCAGAAGTGCTTCGCCGAGCGTCCGGACGACCTCGATCCGCGTTCCTACATGGTCCCGGCCAAGGAGGTCGTGAAGCGGCTGGCGCTGGAGAAAATGCGGCTGTGCGGCTGCACGAACAAGGCGTGA
- a CDS encoding DeoR/GlpR family DNA-binding transcription regulator gives MEERRERKMRRLERHRFIVDYLTTNKSADVSFLSEKLNVSEVTVRKDLRQLELDGLLQRSHGGAVLNERLFAEPSFMEKEDRLTGEKTAIAAEAAGLIEDGMTVALSSGTTVGRLARMIKDRTSLTVVTNAMNVASELTGAAGVQVYLTGGYIRPHTFALVGETAENALEGVYTDYIFFGTNGLSFEHGLTTPSMEEARVVRKLIDHAKHVVLLVDHSKFNHTAFYRIAAVDRVHTVITDREAPAEEVARLEAGGIRVIVV, from the coding sequence ATGGAAGAAAGGCGCGAGCGCAAAATGCGCCGGTTGGAGAGGCACCGGTTTATCGTCGATTATTTGACAACGAACAAATCTGCCGACGTCTCCTTTCTGAGCGAAAAGCTGAACGTTTCGGAGGTGACCGTCCGAAAGGACCTGCGGCAGCTGGAGCTGGACGGGCTGCTGCAGCGCAGCCACGGCGGCGCGGTGCTGAACGAGCGCTTGTTTGCCGAGCCCTCCTTCATGGAGAAGGAGGACCGGCTGACCGGGGAGAAAACGGCGATCGCGGCTGAAGCGGCGGGCTTGATCGAGGACGGCATGACCGTCGCCTTGTCCTCGGGAACGACGGTCGGCAGACTCGCCCGCATGATTAAAGACCGGACGTCGCTCACCGTTGTAACGAATGCCATGAACGTGGCGAGCGAGCTGACCGGGGCGGCGGGCGTGCAGGTGTATTTGACGGGCGGCTATATCCGCCCGCACACGTTCGCGCTGGTCGGCGAAACCGCCGAAAATGCGCTTGAAGGCGTGTATACGGACTATATTTTTTTCGGCACCAACGGTCTCAGCTTTGAGCATGGGTTGACGACGCCGAGCATGGAAGAGGCCCGGGTCGTGCGAAAGCTGATCGATCACGCGAAGCACGTCGTGCTGCTCGTCGACCACAGCAAATTCAATCATACGGCTTTTTACCGGATAGCGGCCGTGGACCGGGTTCACACGGTCATAACGGACCGGGAAGCGCCGGCGGAGGAAGTCGCCAGACTGGAGGCGGGCGGCATCCGGGTGATCGTCGTGTAA
- a CDS encoding sugar phosphate isomerase/epimerase family protein, translating to MKFSIGSWSFRELFAAGELSIFGYLQSLKYRYHLDCADIWPGMFTSMDDGYFRRIKAAADAEGIAITSLASDMLVWHDDPAVRERQRRDTLRFLDIASILNAGIMGIDIGVDQPHMTDEQFEYAAEQYRIYSGIAAERGFRIAIQNHKASSMVPGNLKRIADMVDSPSFGLILDSDRWLEDKETGDRLVAPHVIHVHFDRARIPSREELESKIRMLLDAGYRGCWSLEYMHGKEPYWDLACDLAELRRAVHFAAK from the coding sequence ATGAAATTTTCCATCGGCTCCTGGTCTTTCCGCGAGCTGTTTGCGGCGGGAGAGCTTTCGATTTTCGGCTATCTTCAAAGCCTCAAATACCGTTATCATCTTGATTGCGCCGATATTTGGCCCGGCATGTTCACGTCGATGGACGACGGCTATTTTCGCCGAATCAAAGCGGCAGCGGATGCGGAAGGCATCGCGATTACGTCTCTGGCCTCGGACATGCTGGTCTGGCATGACGACCCGGCCGTACGGGAGCGGCAGCGCCGGGATACGCTCCGTTTTCTGGATATCGCCTCCATCCTGAACGCGGGCATTATGGGCATCGATATCGGCGTCGACCAGCCTCATATGACGGACGAGCAGTTCGAATACGCCGCCGAGCAATACCGGATATATTCGGGCATCGCCGCCGAACGCGGCTTTCGCATTGCGATTCAGAACCATAAAGCGTCGTCCATGGTCCCAGGAAACTTGAAACGGATTGCCGACATGGTGGACAGCCCTTCGTTCGGCCTCATTCTCGATTCGGACCGCTGGCTCGAAGACAAGGAAACGGGTGACCGGCTGGTTGCGCCGCATGTCATCCACGTGCATTTCGACCGCGCTCGGATCCCGTCGCGGGAGGAGCTCGAAAGCAAAATCCGCATGCTGCTGGATGCGGGTTACCGAGGCTGCTGGTCGCTGGAATATATGCACGGCAAGGAACCGTATTGGGATTTGGCGTGCGACCTCGCCGAGCTGCGCCGGGCGGTTCATTTCGCCGCAAAATGA
- a CDS encoding M15 family metallopeptidase, which translates to MKKWGYGLMILALLGYGAAHVKLQADGAATPDTVVKEGARNAPAADVRTLHVSRDQVYKGALLLVNKDHPVPEHDEDAGAAVLLYRHPELLKGFTLLDHSVRLSPGLAERFSVMAEAAAKDGVDHFMISSGYRDKSKQDQLYRQMGAEKAMPAGYSEHNLGLSLDIGSTLGEMSHAPEGQWLKQNAWKYGFILRYPEDKSAITGIQYEPWHFRYVGLPHSAIMQQHGFVLEQYLDYLKEVHTLTVSVEGQSYTVSYAAVGSGTTVQVPADGQYEISGDNMDGVIVTVRS; encoded by the coding sequence ATGAAAAAATGGGGCTACGGCCTGATGATTCTCGCGCTGCTCGGCTACGGGGCCGCCCATGTCAAGCTGCAGGCGGACGGCGCGGCAACGCCGGACACCGTGGTGAAGGAAGGCGCTCGGAACGCTCCCGCCGCGGATGTGCGGACGCTGCACGTCTCAAGGGACCAGGTTTATAAAGGCGCTTTATTATTGGTCAACAAGGACCACCCCGTACCGGAGCACGATGAAGACGCCGGGGCGGCCGTTCTCTTGTACCGGCATCCGGAGCTTCTGAAGGGCTTTACGCTGCTGGATCATTCGGTTCGGCTGTCGCCGGGGCTGGCGGAGCGGTTTTCGGTCATGGCAGAGGCGGCGGCAAAGGACGGGGTCGATCATTTTATGATCAGCAGCGGCTACCGGGACAAGTCCAAGCAGGATCAGCTTTACCGGCAGATGGGCGCCGAAAAAGCGATGCCTGCGGGCTACAGCGAGCATAATCTCGGTCTTTCGCTGGACATCGGGTCCACGCTCGGGGAAATGAGCCATGCCCCGGAAGGGCAGTGGCTGAAGCAGAACGCCTGGAAATACGGCTTCATCCTGCGTTACCCGGAGGATAAATCGGCGATCACGGGCATTCAGTACGAGCCGTGGCATTTTCGCTACGTCGGCCTGCCGCACAGTGCGATCATGCAGCAGCACGGTTTTGTCCTGGAGCAGTATTTGGACTACCTGAAAGAGGTCCATACGCTGACGGTGTCGGTCGAAGGTCAATCCTACACCGTATCGTACGCTGCTGTCGGCTCCGGCACGACCGTTCAGGTGCCTGCGGACGGGCAGTACGAAATATCCGGCGACAATATGGACGGCGTCATTGTGACGGTCCGTTCTTGA
- a CDS encoding sugar kinase, with amino-acid sequence MKVITIGELLVEIMRTETNRPLSEPAPFAGPYPSGAPAIFIDALAKLGFATGIAGAVGDDAFGRCLTERLRQDGVDCAHIYRLEAKTTGIAFVTYSDDGSREFLFHMKDSAAVEVPERPEPDFLQGAVALHVSGTSLTSSESLRTLIYEAVRAVKREGGVITFDPNLRPELAGERSWAEWYEPVLRETDILLPSGEELEWLTGCPGPEEAAVRLAQRGIGLIVRKMGAGGCELYENGKRTAAAPGFSVECIDPTGAGDCFSAGVVYGYLSSWPWERTLRLANALGALSTTKLGPMEGTQNLQTVLDFMNDH; translated from the coding sequence ATGAAGGTCATTACGATCGGCGAGCTGCTGGTGGAAATCATGCGGACGGAGACGAACCGTCCGCTTTCGGAGCCGGCGCCGTTCGCCGGCCCGTATCCGAGCGGAGCGCCCGCCATCTTCATCGATGCGCTTGCCAAGCTCGGCTTCGCGACGGGAATCGCCGGCGCGGTCGGCGATGACGCCTTCGGACGCTGCCTGACGGAGCGGCTGCGGCAGGACGGCGTCGACTGCGCGCATATTTACCGGCTCGAGGCGAAGACGACGGGAATTGCTTTTGTCACCTATTCCGACGACGGCTCGCGGGAATTTCTGTTTCATATGAAGGACTCGGCGGCGGTGGAGGTCCCGGAGCGGCCGGAGCCGGATTTCCTCCAGGGAGCCGTCGCGCTTCACGTAAGCGGCACGAGCCTGACCTCGAGCGAATCGCTGCGCACTCTGATTTATGAAGCGGTGCGGGCGGTCAAACGCGAAGGGGGCGTGATTACGTTCGATCCGAATTTGCGGCCGGAGCTCGCCGGGGAACGGTCATGGGCCGAATGGTACGAGCCGGTGCTGCGGGAGACCGACATCCTGCTTCCGAGCGGCGAGGAGCTGGAATGGCTGACCGGCTGCCCGGGTCCGGAGGAAGCGGCGGTCCGGCTCGCGCAGCGCGGCATCGGCCTCATCGTGCGCAAAATGGGCGCCGGCGGCTGCGAGCTGTACGAGAACGGGAAACGGACCGCTGCGGCCCCGGGCTTCAGCGTCGAATGTATCGACCCGACAGGAGCCGGGGACTGCTTCAGCGCGGGCGTTGTCTACGGCTATTTGTCGTCGTGGCCGTGGGAGCGGACGCTGCGGCTCGCCAACGCACTCGGCGCGTTATCGACGACGAAGCTGGGGCCGATGGAAGGGACGCAGAACCTGCAAACGGTTCTCGATTTCATGAACGATCATTAA
- a CDS encoding galactitol-1-phosphate 5-dehydrogenase: protein MKAAVLYAQNDIRVESVEMPVPKAHEIVVNVKATGICGSDLPRVLGTAAHHYPIVLGHEFSGVVAQVGEGVSKWKIGDRVAGVPLKPCFRCLDCLGGNFAQCKHYSFIGSRENGSWAEYVVLPETNAIAVDDAVSFEEAAFVEPSAVALHALQLIRFQGGGHVAILGGGNIGLLALQWARLLGARDVTVFDIDPARLETAKALGADFTILATDPHAEDEWKSVTGGRGFDVVLETAGSDATMRQSFELAAAKASVCFIGTPVRDLTFSHRQFELLNRKEFTLTGSWMSYSAPFPGREWDLTMDGLRQGRLNFKALIDRKLPLDRIQEAFERYRTPGAVKGKIMLIV, encoded by the coding sequence ATGAAAGCCGCAGTGCTTTACGCGCAAAACGATATCCGGGTGGAATCCGTCGAGATGCCCGTTCCGAAGGCGCATGAAATTGTAGTCAACGTCAAAGCGACCGGCATTTGCGGCTCCGATTTGCCGCGGGTGCTCGGAACCGCCGCGCACCATTACCCGATCGTGCTCGGCCACGAATTTTCCGGAGTGGTCGCGCAGGTCGGCGAAGGCGTGTCGAAATGGAAAATCGGCGATCGGGTGGCCGGCGTCCCGCTTAAGCCCTGCTTCCGGTGTCTGGACTGCCTGGGCGGAAATTTCGCGCAGTGCAAGCATTACTCGTTTATCGGCTCGAGGGAGAACGGCAGCTGGGCGGAATATGTGGTCCTCCCCGAAACGAACGCGATCGCGGTGGACGACGCCGTCAGCTTCGAGGAGGCGGCTTTCGTCGAGCCGTCGGCGGTAGCGCTGCACGCGCTGCAGCTGATCCGTTTCCAGGGCGGCGGGCATGTCGCCATTCTCGGCGGGGGCAACATCGGCCTGCTTGCGCTTCAATGGGCGAGACTGCTGGGCGCCAGGGACGTGACCGTCTTCGATATCGACCCCGCGCGGCTGGAAACGGCCAAGGCGCTCGGCGCGGATTTTACGATTCTGGCGACGGATCCGCATGCGGAGGACGAATGGAAAAGCGTCACGGGCGGCCGGGGGTTCGACGTCGTGCTGGAGACGGCCGGATCGGACGCGACGATGCGGCAGAGCTTCGAGCTGGCCGCCGCCAAGGCGAGCGTCTGCTTTATCGGGACGCCGGTCCGCGATCTGACGTTTTCCCATCGGCAGTTCGAGCTGCTGAACCGGAAGGAATTTACGCTGACGGGTTCGTGGATGTCGTACAGCGCGCCGTTTCCCGGCCGCGAGTGGGACCTGACGATGGACGGGCTGCGGCAGGGCCGGCTGAACTTCAAGGCGCTGATTGACAGGAAGCTCCCGCTGGACCGCATTCAAGAAGCGTTCGAGCGGTACCGGACACCAGGTGCCGTCAAAGGGAAAATCATGCTGATCGTATAG